Proteins co-encoded in one Plectropomus leopardus isolate mb chromosome 14, YSFRI_Pleo_2.0, whole genome shotgun sequence genomic window:
- the cfap99 gene encoding cilia- and flagella-associated protein 99, giving the protein MASSYGSLAKQAIVLLDQFSSGRQCVDEFMEDASKNLQHMDSLQKKFILDVVSGCIEHKKLLDVVINVFYGQNGKCLLRGDRSQFIAICYLAIFSLDELGLQHFSNIVKSLDIKKMHTFLTFFFTNLTTWIQDEWSSIYDAAYVEKHWVGPLLRWRPEMDILTDQLAVKISRGSQVKKAPTKTTKPQEFSLTKPKPRALPMPELIPLQEKTKPVPNSTYRAPKEMQMIEETKQKNHQKTEELLYEANMKQFRCANPQKSEHTKRAMSQIKEDLDSKLKFNSFHSSGRPSINKTNSWPIKLNSAAILRQGALYERQVEEELQRVERLVEGAREPSSFLQWQKEMREKDLQEELARIERRRLEGRISYEEAAMARTRIMERNQKTAQLKKEETAELMRRYAEKRLQEEKEMRDLVQQVAEGHKNSKAAKEKLQKFKQSIVKEVSEQSRELLCQALEEAQAELSRRFEIISEIRAMESLPHIRIRNFDDTETGGHELLGEMSLVELKERLALLREAQQTEQQEKREQILEEKQNKKRLLIDQLDTINLHMRALAQAAVIRKEERISRGFRQAVTQDETVLALQKKLEEKQQERQKLKQTERKKAKTPEQTAAHTVRNTRTHNKKSLTQKSWEELELSLERHIQKDAPYVVSQTETLKT; this is encoded by the exons CACATGGATAGTCTGCAGAAGAAATTCATACTTGATGTCGTTTCTGGATGCATTGAGCACAAAAAATTGCTGGACGTAGTTATCAATGTTTTCTATGGCCAGAATGGGAAATGTTTATTAAGAGGTGATCGCAGCCAGTTCATCG CTATCTGTTACCTTGCCATATTTTCTCTTGATGAACTTGGACTTCAGCATTTTAGCAATATTGTCAAATCTCTGGACATCAAGAAGATGCACACA TTCCTTACTTTCTTCTTCACAAATCTCACCACCTGGATACAAGATGAGTGGAGTAGTATCTATGATGCAGCCTATGTGGAGAAACACTGGGTTGGCCCTCTGCTAAg ATGGCGCCCTGAGATGGATATTCTCACAGACCAACTTGCTGTCAAAATATCCCGTGGAAGTCAGGTCAAGAAAGCTCCAACCAAAACTACCAAGCCCCAGGAGTTCTCTCTCACCAAACCAAAACCTCGAGCTCTGCCTATGCCTGAACTCATCCCactgcaggaaaaaacaaaacca gtGCCAAATAGTACATACAGGGCTCCAAAAGAGATGCAGATGATTGAGGAGACCAAACAAAAGAATCATCAGAAGACGGAG GAACTGCTCTATGAGGCAAACATGAAACAATTCAGATGTGCAAATCCACAGAAGTCTGAACACACCAAG AGAGCGATGTCTCAGATTAAGGAGGACTTGGATTCAAAACTCAAGTTTAATTCATTTCATTCCTCTGGACGACCCTCTATTAACAAG ACCAACAGCTGGCCCATAAAGCTCAACAGTGCAGCCATCCTGAGGCAGGGGGCGCTGTATGAACgtcaggtggaggaggagctgcaaaG AGTGGAGCGTCTCGTGGAGGGGGCACGGGAGCCCTCGTCTTTCCTCCAGTGGCAGAAGGAGATGCGTGAGAAGGATCTTCAGGAGGAGCTGGCCAGGATTGAGCGTAGGCGTCTGGAGGGACGCATCAGTTATGAGGAGGCTGCTATGGCCCGCACACGAATAATGGAACGCAACCAGAAGACGGCTCAGCTGAAGAAAGAAGAA acaGCTGAGCTGATGAGGAGATATGCTGAAAAAAGGTtgcaggaagaaaaagaaatgagagacTTGGTGCAACAAGTGGCAGAAGGACACAAGAACTCAAAGGCAGCTAAAGAGAAGTTACAGAAATTCAAGCAAAGTATAG TGAAAGAGGTCTCAGAGCAAAGTCGAGAGCTCCTATGTCAAGCACTGGAGGAAGCACAAGCAGAGCTCAGCAGGAGATTTGAAATCATCAGTGAAATCCGCGCCATGGAATCGCTTCCTCACATCAGAATCAGGAATTTTGACGACACAGAG ACTGGAGGCCATGAACTGCTGGGGGAGATGTCCCTGGTGGAGCTGAAGGAGCGGCTGGCCCTCCTGAGGGAGGCGCAgcaaacagagcagcaggagaaaCGGGAGCAGATCCTGGAGGAGAAGCAGAACAAGAAGCGGCTGCTGATAGATCAGCTGGACACCATCAACCTCCACATGAGAGCGCTGGCACAGGCCGCTGTCATCAG gaaagaggagaggatcAGCAGGGGTTTTCGGCAGGCGGTGACTCAGGATGAGACCGTTTTGGCTCTGCAGAAGAAGCTCGAAGAGAAACAACAAGAGCGCCAAAAACTGAAGCAAACTGAAAGGAAGAAGGCCAAAACCCCtgagcagacagcagcacacactGTTAGAAACACGCGGACACACAACAAA AAAAGCCTGACGCAGAAAAGCTGGGAGGAATTGGAGCTGAGCTTAGAGCGTCACATCCAGAAGGACGCTCCTTATGTTGTTTCTCAGACAGAAACACTCAAGACATAA
- the mrpl35 gene encoding 39S ribosomal protein L35, mitochondrial, with translation MAAALARRMCGLLRPLSVSLCAKTPQRCQLSSLIQPTALCSSAAVCAPLRAAVCQTPRYNILQRVSSLTPSLTQQPCRSLTYISLKKGKRKSVKSVTDRFMRLHCGLWIRRKAGHKKKLWKKKPARRKRLREHVFCNKTQSKLLDKMTTSFWKRRNWYVNDPYLKYHDRVNLKV, from the exons ATGGCGGCCGCCCTAGCAAGGAGGATGTGTG GGCTGCTGAGGCCgctgtctgtctccctgtgtGCAAAGACACCGCAGCGCTGTCAGCTGTCCAGCCTCATCCAGCCCACagctctctgcagctcagcCGCGGTCTGCGCTCCTCTGCGGGCTGCGGTGTGTCAGACACCCCGGTACAACATCCTGCAACG GGTATCATCACTCACTCCCAGTTTGACTCAACAACCATGCAGAAGTCTGACGTACATCAGTCTGAAGAAGGGGAAGAGGAAGAGTGTCAAATCTGTGACAGACAGGTTCATGAGGCTGCATTGTGGCCTTTGGATCAGACGCAAG GCTGGACACAAGAAGAAACTGTGGAAGAAGAAACCTGCCAGACGAAAGCGCCTGAGGGAGCATGTATTCTGTAACAAAACACAGAGCAAGCTTTTGGATAAAATGACAACCTCTTTTTGGAAAAGGAGGAACTGGTATGTGAATGATCCATACCTGAAGTACCACGACCGGGTCAACCTCAAAGTGTAA
- the si:dkey-21a6.5 gene encoding sushi, von Willebrand factor type A, EGF and pentraxin domain-containing protein 1 yields MWRMDCRLLLPAICAACFMGMVVSQTTLIPAVTDTTLMENVTSLTVTPVILSSTTPGCTAFNTSTCEPCAPGSQYDNNTLLCTCCSDPGLCLFPGACLPCTTGFYQPLAGQQQCLPCSRGFYTNFTGSPLCHPCPAGSFNNNTGSASCTSCSPGSFSLQQSATSCAPCALGTFCNSSGCSQCQTCPGGTEALQTAAKDCTPCRPGMHKAPHQTTCQICGSGFFQIHWGQESCDLCPENHYCPSPDVNPIQCPGDAFCPEGSLSPSYCMETFFRKEGDTCELAPVTIALLVIGGGVALLFIILMVLRRRRDTDGELTVARAPLLRKERPQGRYYGIPCDAEPVYAGW; encoded by the exons ATGTGGAGGATGGACTGCCGGCTGCTTCTGCCTGCGATATGCGCCGCTTGTTTCATGG GCATGGTGGTCAGCCAGACCACACTTATTCCTGCTGTGACGGACACCACTCTGATGGAGAATGTGACCTCTCTGACTGTAACTCCCGTGATTCTCAGCAGCACGACCCCGGGCTGCACAGCATTCAACACTTCTACTTGTGAGCCCTGTGCACCAGGATCGCAGTACGACAACA ATACTTTGCTGTGTACATGCTGCTCTGACCCTGGGCTGTGTCTATTTCCTGGAGCCTGCCTGCCTTGCACCACAGGTTTCTATCAGCCGCTAGCAGGACAGCAGCAGTGTCTGCCCTGCAGCCGGGGCTTCTACACAAA TTTCACTGGAAGTCCATTATGTCACCCCTGCCCTGCTGGATCCTTCAACAATAACACCGGTTCAGCTTCTTGCACAAGTTGTTCGCCAG gtTCCTTTTCATTGCAGCAGAGCGCCACTTCATGTGCACCATGTGCATTAGGAACTTTTTGCAA CTCCTCTGGTTGTAGTCAGTGCCAGACATGTCCTGGAGGAACAGAGGCTCTACAGACCGCTGCAAAAGACTGCACACCGTGTCGGCCAG GCATGCACAAGGCTCCCCATCAAACAACATGTCAAATCTGCGGCAGTGGCTTCTTCCAGATCCACTGGGGTCAGGAGAGCTGTGATTTATGCCCCGAAAATCACTACTGCCCC AGCCCAGATGTGAACCCCATTCAGTGTCCCGGCGATGCTTTTTGTCCAGAGGGCAGCTTGTCTCCGAGCTACTGCATGGAGACTTTCTTCCGCAAAGAAGGGGACACTTGTGAATTGGCTCCTGTCACTattgctcttttggtcattggAGGAGGAG tggCCCTACTCTTCATCATTTTAATGGTCCTACGTCGACGGAGAGACACTGACGGAGAGCTGACTGTAGCCCGAGCTCCATTACTACGCAAAGAGCGACCTCAAGGCCGATACTATGGGATCCCCTGTGATGCAGAACCTGTATATGCTGGCTGGTGA